Proteins from one Bactrocera neohumeralis isolate Rockhampton chromosome 3, APGP_CSIRO_Bneo_wtdbg2-racon-allhic-juicebox.fasta_v2, whole genome shotgun sequence genomic window:
- the LOC126753908 gene encoding actin-related protein 2/3 complex subunit 2: MILLEINNRIVEETLLVKFRNALAGAKAESIDVRIADFDGVLFHISNVNGDKTKVRTSISLKFYKQLQEHGADELLKREYGGLLTETEDGYNVSVLIDLENIPADWEAVAKKIGLLKRNCFASVFEKYFDFQEQGEEGQKRAVINYRNDETLYVEAKSDRVTVVFSTIFRDEDDVIIGKVFMQELREGRRASHTAPQVLFSHREPPLELAKTDARVGDNIGYVTFVLFPRHTNKETRDNTINLIHMFRDYLHYHIKCSKAYIHSRMRAKTSDFLKVLNRARPETKNTEKKTITGRTFIRKE; encoded by the exons ATGATTTTACTGGAAATCAATAACCGCATCGTCGAAGAGACACTTCTGGTCAAATTTCGTAATGCTTTAGCTGg AGCGAAAGCGGAGTCTATTGATGTTCGAATTGCTGACTTTGATGGTGTGCTATTTCACATTTCAAATGTTAATGGCGATAAGACTAAAGTTAGG ACAAGCATTTCGCTAAAGTTCTACAAGCAATTACAAGAGCATGGTGCTGACGAATTGCTGAAGCGTGAATATGGCGGCTTATTAACAGAAACTGAAGAtg gttacaACGTTTCAGTACTTATTGACCTAGAAAATATACCTGCTGACTGGGAGGCAGTTGCTAAAAAAATTGGTCTGTTGAAGCGTAATTGCTTTGCAtctgttttcgaaaaatatttcgattttcaaGAACAGGGTGAAGAGGGCCAAAAGCGTGCTGTAATTAATTACCGAAACGACGAAACTCT ttatGTTGAGGCAAAGTCTGATCGTGTAACTGTCGTATTTAGTACGATTTTTCGTGATGAGGACGACGTGATTATTGGTAAAGTGTTCATGCAGGAATTGAGAGAAGGTCGCCGTGCATCACATACAGCTCCACAAGTATTGTTCTCACATCGTGAACCACCGTTGGAATTGGCAAAAACGGATGCAAGAGTTGGCGATAACATTGGATACGTTACTTTCG TGTTGTTCCCTCGACATACTAATAAGGAAACCAGGGATAACACCATTAATCTAATACACATGTTCCGAGATTATTTACATTATCATATTAAG TGTTCAAAAGCGTACATTCATTCTAGAATGCGCGCAAAAACGTCCGACTTCCTGAAAGTGCTTAATCGTGCTAGACCGGAGACTAAGAATAcggaaaagaaaacaattac ggGGAGAACATTTATTCGCAAGGAATGA
- the LOC126753904 gene encoding uncharacterized protein LOC126753904 isoform X2 encodes MVTQLDDVRLIKLVQSHPILYDRNLARGPKTSSLKDDIWKKLSLQLNCSERACITRWKSIRDRFGKELRRAQENPEEAVNWDMFEHLLFLREHYKHGQTNSEALLNIKYEPKKRKRGRKPRRECEAEAEAFKEERDDDDVDPEELIENQQLIELVKEHPVLYDKYKIRDSKNLTLKNDAWHDISESMGISEMCYKRWKKLRDRFAREYRHQKIYPERSVTWVYFQDLSFLEDHYRKGIPLPVDAIRQRKKIKSATTTSTDETWVEDCPFLYVKDGHHSNGEDIDDIDPAFSEVNSNSLDELIIMPKSNESFNDIVIDESITPPGNTSQSSFQMSEGTNLEEPEQKLSVVISGIQQVLEQSQECLKTLQKQKEQQKQQMQSDVSLSINTEVSMIQKVHILLDGLNLPNRTLAERRIVQFLCECQIKTLNNVDIEDVDGTEDY; translated from the exons aTGGTCACACAATTAGACGATGTTCGATTAATTAAACTGGTACAATCGCATCCTATTTTATATGATAGAAATCTCGCAAGAGGGCCTAAAACTTCTTCTTTAAAAGATGATATTTGGAAGAAATTATCGCTACAGTTAAACTGCTCTG AGCGAGCTTGTATAACACGATGGAAAAGTATTCGCGACCGCTTTGGAAAAGAATTGCGTAGAGCACAAGAAAATCCTGAGGAAGCGGTTAACTGGGACATGTTTGAACATCTACTCTTCTTACGAGAGCATTACAAACATGG ACAAACAAACAGCGAAGCTCtactaaacataaaatatgaacccaaaaaaagaaaacgtgGGCGGAAGCCCCGAAGAGAATGTGAAGCTGAAGCTGAAGCATTTAAGGAAGAACGAGATGATGACGATGTGGATCCTGAAGAATTAAttgaaaatcaacaattgaTCGAATTAGTAAAAGAACATCCTGTATTGTATGATAAGTATAAAATAAGGGACTCGAAAAATTTGACACTGAAAAATGACGCATGGCATGACATTTCAGAGAGTATGGGAATATCCG AGATGTGTTACAAACGTTGGAAAAAATTGCGGGACCGGTTTGCACGCGAATATCGTCACCAGAAAATTTATCCTGAGCGATCTGTAACGTGGGTCTATTTTCAGGATTTGTCTTTTCTCGAAGATCATTATAGAAAAGG aattccgCTGCCAGTAGATGCCATTAGACAAAGGAAGAAAATtaaatcagcaacaacaacgtccACAGATGAGACTTGGGTTGAAGATTGTCCATTTCTATATGTTAAAGACGGGCATCATTCAAACGGCGAAGATATAGATGATATTGACCCCGCATTTAGTGAAGTTAATTCAAACTCATTAGATGAACTAATAATAATGCCCAAAAGTAACGAGTCCTTTAACGATATTGTCATTGATGAATCAATAACACCGCCAGGAAATACCTCACAGTCCAGTTTTCAAATGTCTGAAGGAACAAATTTAGAAGAACCCGAGCAAAAACTTTCAGTTGTTATTTCAGGAATTCAACAAGTTTTAGAACAATCACAAGAGTGCTTGAAaacattgcaaaaacaaaaagaacaacaaaaacaacaaatgcaatcCGACGTGAGTTTGTCAATTAATACCGAAGTTAGTATGATCCAAAAAGTGCATATACTACTGGATGGTTTGAATTTGCCAAATCGAACGCTAGCTGAACGTCGAATAGTACAATTTCTATGCGAATGTCAAATTAAGACTTTAAACAATGTGGATATAGAAGATGTGGATGGTACAGAAGATtattaa
- the LOC126753904 gene encoding uncharacterized protein LOC126753904 isoform X1, which produces MVTQLDDVRLIKLVQSHPILYDRNLARGPKTSSLKDDIWKKLSLQLNCSERACITRWKSIRDRFGKELRRAQENPEEAVNWDMFEHLLFLREHYKHGQTNSEALLNIKYEPKKRKRGRKPRRECEAEAEAFKEERDDDDVDPEELIENQQLIELVKEHPVLYDKYKIRDSKNLTLKNDAWHDISESMGISEEMCYKRWKKLRDRFAREYRHQKIYPERSVTWVYFQDLSFLEDHYRKGIPLPVDAIRQRKKIKSATTTSTDETWVEDCPFLYVKDGHHSNGEDIDDIDPAFSEVNSNSLDELIIMPKSNESFNDIVIDESITPPGNTSQSSFQMSEGTNLEEPEQKLSVVISGIQQVLEQSQECLKTLQKQKEQQKQQMQSDVSLSINTEVSMIQKVHILLDGLNLPNRTLAERRIVQFLCECQIKTLNNVDIEDVDGTEDY; this is translated from the exons aTGGTCACACAATTAGACGATGTTCGATTAATTAAACTGGTACAATCGCATCCTATTTTATATGATAGAAATCTCGCAAGAGGGCCTAAAACTTCTTCTTTAAAAGATGATATTTGGAAGAAATTATCGCTACAGTTAAACTGCTCTG AGCGAGCTTGTATAACACGATGGAAAAGTATTCGCGACCGCTTTGGAAAAGAATTGCGTAGAGCACAAGAAAATCCTGAGGAAGCGGTTAACTGGGACATGTTTGAACATCTACTCTTCTTACGAGAGCATTACAAACATGG ACAAACAAACAGCGAAGCTCtactaaacataaaatatgaacccaaaaaaagaaaacgtgGGCGGAAGCCCCGAAGAGAATGTGAAGCTGAAGCTGAAGCATTTAAGGAAGAACGAGATGATGACGATGTGGATCCTGAAGAATTAAttgaaaatcaacaattgaTCGAATTAGTAAAAGAACATCCTGTATTGTATGATAAGTATAAAATAAGGGACTCGAAAAATTTGACACTGAAAAATGACGCATGGCATGACATTTCAGAGAGTATGGGAATATCCG AAGAGATGTGTTACAAACGTTGGAAAAAATTGCGGGACCGGTTTGCACGCGAATATCGTCACCAGAAAATTTATCCTGAGCGATCTGTAACGTGGGTCTATTTTCAGGATTTGTCTTTTCTCGAAGATCATTATAGAAAAGG aattccgCTGCCAGTAGATGCCATTAGACAAAGGAAGAAAATtaaatcagcaacaacaacgtccACAGATGAGACTTGGGTTGAAGATTGTCCATTTCTATATGTTAAAGACGGGCATCATTCAAACGGCGAAGATATAGATGATATTGACCCCGCATTTAGTGAAGTTAATTCAAACTCATTAGATGAACTAATAATAATGCCCAAAAGTAACGAGTCCTTTAACGATATTGTCATTGATGAATCAATAACACCGCCAGGAAATACCTCACAGTCCAGTTTTCAAATGTCTGAAGGAACAAATTTAGAAGAACCCGAGCAAAAACTTTCAGTTGTTATTTCAGGAATTCAACAAGTTTTAGAACAATCACAAGAGTGCTTGAAaacattgcaaaaacaaaaagaacaacaaaaacaacaaatgcaatcCGACGTGAGTTTGTCAATTAATACCGAAGTTAGTATGATCCAAAAAGTGCATATACTACTGGATGGTTTGAATTTGCCAAATCGAACGCTAGCTGAACGTCGAATAGTACAATTTCTATGCGAATGTCAAATTAAGACTTTAAACAATGTGGATATAGAAGATGTGGATGGTACAGAAGATtattaa
- the LOC126753916 gene encoding very-long-chain (3R)-3-hydroxyacyl-CoA dehydratase hpo-8 encodes MSVKSTTVKSASQQQGPAVKGYLFVYNATQVVGWSYILFQLVNYYLLQGPEFRAGLGLWDYTRVAVIVFQNAAFVEILNAAFGLVKSNPVITTFQVLSRMMVVLGVVMATPTGKVSPGLPIALFAWAVTEIIRYGYYALNIINFMPYIVVFLRYTTFIALYPIGVTGELLCFWWAQGFAKSNTIWSLQMPNKWNATFSYFALLWFVMLLYIPLFPQMYLHMFAQRKKILGGNGNKTQQTKKIN; translated from the coding sequence atgtctGTGAAATCGACAACAGTGAAATCAGCTTCACAGCAACAGGGCCCTGCGGTCAAAGGTTACCTTTTTGTATACAACGCTACACAAGTGGTTGGATGGAGTTACATCCTCTTCCAATTAGTAAATTACTATTTGCTGCAAGGACCGGAATTCCGAGCTGGATTGGGACTTTGGGACTACACTCGCGTTGCAGTAATCGTATTCCAAAATGCCGCctttgttgaaattttaaacgcAGCTTTCGGCTTAGTAAAGTCAAATCCTGTAATAACTACATTCCAAGTGCTGAGTCGAATGATGGTAGTTCTCGGAGTCGTTATGGCTACACCAACGGGTAAAGTGTCGCCTGGGCTACCGATAGCGCTTTTTGCTTGGGCAGTAACCGAAATCATAAGATATGGCTACTATGCTCTCAATATTATAAACTTTATGCCATACATTGTGGTTTTTCTACGATACACAACTTTTATAGCTCTTTATCCAATTGGCGTAACCGGCGAGCTGCTATGTTTTTGGTGGGCACAAGGATTTGCCAAATCAAATACAATTTGGTCATTGCAAATGCCAAATAAATGGAATgccacattttcatattttgctcTGCTCTGGTTTGTAATGCTCTTGTATATACCTCTATTCCCGCAAATGTACCTCCACATGTTTGCGCAACGCAAGAAGATTTTGGGAGGAAACGGCAATAAAACTCAGcagacgaaaaaaattaattaa